Below is a window of Sulfolobales archaeon DNA.
CTGTGAATGGTCCTGAGAACATGAGCCTTAGATCCTGGCATAGCCTTATCATATCTATAGCCGTTGTCCTTAGCACCGAGCTGAGGGATACCATATCGCTTAGAAGCCTCATAGCCCTAAACCTACTCCCAGCTACATAGAATTCAAGTCCTGTGAGCCTTCTAATCTCCTCCACAACCATCTCGCCAAGCCTTGGATGGGCATTCAACCCTGTTCCAACTGCTGTGCCTCCTATGGGGAGCTCCCTAACATATGGTAAGACGCTCTCTAGCAATCCTAGATCGTGTTTAAATGCATCTACATATGCTGAGAACTCCTGCCCCATTGTAACTGGAAGCGCGTCCCTGAGATGCGTTCTCCCAGGCTTTACAACATCCTCTGTCCTCATTGCCAGCCTCTCAAGGCTATCTATGAATCTCTTCATAGATGGTACGAGCTTCTCAATAGTCTCTGCAACAGCTGCTATTCTTATGGCGCTGGGAACCACGTCATTAGATGACTGCCCCATATTAACATGGTCGTTTGGATGCACCTTAACCCCAGAGATCTCTGAGGCCTTAGCAGCGATCACCTCGTTTACATTCATATTAAGCCCGGTTCCAGAGCCTGTCTGGAATACATCAACAACTATTAGATCATCGAGCTTCCCCTCGATAAGCATTGTAGAAGCCTTCATTATAGCCTCTCCTATCCTAGGATCTAGAAGCCCTAGCTCTGTATTTGCCTTCGCCGCAGCATATTTTATCAAACCCATAGCCCATATAATTCTCCTAGGAAACCTGGTACCTGTTGATAGGAAGACCTCAACAGCCTTCTCAACGTATTTCAAGCCCTATCCCTAGGTATATACTATCTCACCCATTATATACAGGATAGCTCTGATATATGATCATACCAGGAGTAGTATAGGTCTATATATATTATATAAATGTAGATAGCTATATAGCCATGGCTCATCAACAATATACCATTATAATATAATTAGAATAATGTTTTCAGCTATAGCATATAAGGATCTAGAGGGTAGTTGAAAGGGTTTAGAAACCGTCTCCAACTTTTAATTATCCCGCTTTTTAGGTTAGCTACTCTTATGTTTTTGTGAGCTGTAGAACTATATTAAACTCTTTGTTTTCGTGATCGTCTTTCGATGGGTGCGAAGCGTCTAAGAAGGGTACTGTGATGTGTAGCCTGTGATTTCCATGGCTAGATATGATGTGGTGGCTTGTTAGAAGAATTTTTGCTTTTATACTTAGAAAGTTATTTTAGTTATAGTGTGGGTTGTGCGCTGATGCCGCCACGCTGGGTCTACCCCCAAATCGGTGGTGAGGGGAGGATAGCCAGGGCTCTTGGGAGGGAGCTGAGGATCTCTCTTAAGGAGAGTGTTGAGATTGCTAAGGTTATAAAGGGGATGAAGCTAGATGATGCTATATCTTATCTTGAGAAGGTGATTAGGAAAGAGCTTCCAGTACCCTATACTAGGCATAGAAAGCAGATCGCCCATAGGAGGGGTGTTAACTCTCAGTTCCCAGAGTGGAGAACTCCTGTGGGTAGATATCCTGTTAAGGCTGCTAAGTATATCTTAAAGGTTCTGAGGAATGCTAGGAATAATGCTGAGAACCAGGGTCTAGATCCTGAGAAGCTTGTGATAGTACATGCAGCAGCCCATAAAGGTAGATATTTGAAGAGATATATGCCGAGAGCCTTTGGAAGGGCAACACCTTGGTTTTCCACCACAACTAATTTCGAGGTTGTTGTGAAGGAGGTGGGCTAGCTTCTCGACGAAGATTTCTAAGAAGAGATATTTCCTCGAGATGGGGCTTTTAAGAACAAAGATAGATGAATATCTCGCATCAACATTCTCTCGAGCGGGATATGCTGGTGTTGAGATAACCAAGACGCCTCTTGGAACGAGGATCATAATATATGCTGATAGACC
It encodes the following:
- a CDS encoding class II fumarate hydratase, with product MKYVEKAVEVFLSTGTRFPRRIIWAMGLIKYAAAKANTELGLLDPRIGEAIMKASTMLIEGKLDDLIVVDVFQTGSGTGLNMNVNEVIAAKASEISGVKVHPNDHVNMGQSSNDVVPSAIRIAAVAETIEKLVPSMKRFIDSLERLAMRTEDVVKPGRTHLRDALPVTMGQEFSAYVDAFKHDLGLLESVLPYVRELPIGGTAVGTGLNAHPRLGEMVVEEIRRLTGLEFYVAGSRFRAMRLLSDMVSLSSVLRTTAIDMIRLCQDLRLMFSGPFTAIGEIDIPQEVAGSSIMPGKTNPVTVEAAMLASAQVVGLDTANSYANLFGEFELSMAIPLIGYNVISQISLLSEAMDKMAIYVIDRVTPLRERARELAEKSPALVTVISPIIGYDRATQVAIKVAQGTPIRQALKEVGLSEEEIERILDLKRLTRPGIPAKEK
- a CDS encoding 50S ribosomal protein L22, which produces MPPRWVYPQIGGEGRIARALGRELRISLKESVEIAKVIKGMKLDDAISYLEKVIRKELPVPYTRHRKQIAHRRGVNSQFPEWRTPVGRYPVKAAKYILKVLRNARNNAENQGLDPEKLVIVHAAAHKGRYLKRYMPRAFGRATPWFSTTTNFEVVVKEVG